A single genomic interval of Malania oleifera isolate guangnan ecotype guangnan chromosome 11, ASM2987363v1, whole genome shotgun sequence harbors:
- the LOC131168040 gene encoding UDP-glycosyltransferase 90A1-like, whose protein sequence is MASPSPPSPHHAVLFPFMSKGHTIPLLQLARLLLHRCITVTVITTPANRPFISHSLSDTKASIIDIPFPENVPDLPAGVESTEKLPSISLFVPLAIATKLMQPHFEKTMQSLPPVSFLISDSFLGWTVESASKFGIPRLVFYCMSAYVMAVVSDVCVHRLLQQPIPDDVPFVVPTFPWIKLTRNDFEPPFRDIEPSGPHFDFLVEEVVATTKSQGIIVNSFYELETAFVDYWNRACKPKAWCVGPLCLAAPLAPPQTAAEKPDYMRWLNSELAERKPVLYVAFGSQAEISQEQFKEIATGLEESRVSFLWVVRKKDFEMFEMADAAFEERVKERGMIVRKWVNQREILGHGGVKGFLSHCGWNSVVESMCAGVPVLAWPMMAEQHLNARMVVEEIGVGVRVEHCGGGLRGFVKGEGLERSVRELMEGEKGKEVRKKAKEIAAAARKAMEEGGSSCQLLDQLILHICKLSTDTSNG, encoded by the coding sequence ATGGCTTCTCCTTCTCCTCCCTCCCCTCATCACGCTGTTTTGTTTCCTTTCATGTCCAAAGGCCACACCATCCCACTCCTCCAACTCGCCCGCCTCCTCCTCCACCGCTGCATCACCGTCACCGTTATCACCACTCCCGCCAACCGCCCCTTCATTTCCCACTCTCTCTCCGACACCAAAGCCTCCATCATCGACATACCCTTCCCGGAAAACGTCCCTGACTTACCCGCCGGCGTCGAGAGCACCGAAAAGCTCCCCTCCATCTCCCTCTTCGTCCCCCTTGCCATCGCCACCAAACTCATGCAACCCCACTTCGAAAAAACAATGCAGTCCCTCCCGCCAGTCAGCTTCCTCATCTCCGACAGTTTCCTTGGATGGACCGTAGAGTCGGCATCCAAGTTCGGCATCCCCCGGCTGGTGTTCTACTGCATGAGCGCCTATGTCATGGCTGTGGTCAGCGACGTCTGCGTCCACCGCCTCCTCCAACAACCCATCCCCGACGACGTGCCATTTGTCGTGCCCACCTTTCCTTGGATCAAGCTCACCCGAAACGACTTCGAACCGCCGTTTCGAGACATCGAACCTAGCGGTCCTCACTTTGACTTCCTCGTGGAGGAAGTCGTCGCCACCACCAAAAGCCAAGGTATCATTGTCAATAGCTTCTACGAGCTCGAAACCGCGTTTGTGGATTACTGGAATCGCGCGTGCAAACCGAAGGCGTGGTGCGTTGGACCGTTGTGTTTGGCGGCACCGCTGGCGCCGCCGCAAACAGCGGCGGAGAAGCCTGATTACATGAGGTGGCTCAACAGCGAGCTCGCCGAGCGAAAACCGGTTCTTTACGTGGCCTTTGGGTCGCAAGCTGAGATCTCACAGGAGCAATTCAAGGAGATAGCAACTGGGTTGGAGGAATCCAGGGTAAGCTTTTTGTGGGTGGTGAGGAAAAAAGATTTTGAAATGTTTGAAATGGCGGACGCGGCGTTTGAGGAGAGAGTGAAGGAGAGGGGTATGATAGTGCGGAAGTGGGTTAATCAGAGGGAGATACTGGGGCATGGAGGGGTGAAGGGGTTTCTGAGTCACTGTGGCTGGAACTCGGTGGTGGAGAGCATGTGCGCAGGGGTGCCGGTTCTGGCGTGGCCGATGATGGCGGAGCAGCACCTAAACGCGAGGATGGTGGTGGAGGAGATAGGCGTAGGGGTGAGGGTGGAGCACTGCGGTGGGGGGTTGAGGGGTTTTGTGAAGGGGGAGGGGTTGGAGAGGAGCGTGAGGGAGCTGATGGAAGGGGAGAAGGGGAAAGAGGTGAGGAAGAAGGCGAAGGAGATTGCGGCTGCGGCGAGGAAGGCGATGGAGGAGGGTGGATCGTCCTGCCAATTGTTAGACCAGCTCATCCTTCACATATGCAAGTTGTCTACTGACACGAGCAATGGTTGA